The Rana temporaria chromosome 4, aRanTem1.1, whole genome shotgun sequence genome contains a region encoding:
- the LOC120935515 gene encoding oocyte zinc finger protein XlCOF8.4-like: MRMEEDWSHMTEKILNLTLEIIYLLTGQIFPPVKSEDHMTITVPPPHSLTPERHKMRKILEVTQKMMELLTGEGEDLMIIKVEGEVEETYVRDDQQYTEEAGMTTFKEEDTPTEISTGHAIVTPSKDHLTLSPGCKMEDEDITGDCSGEKTMCSVMDGGLHSVDMPSNPSDSEQPHTVRDGAGVQGEGKFSYPERGESIHTELSLPVHRRSHTVKKLNSCFECGKCFLHKSELVIHCRSHTGEKPYPCPECGKCFTRKSQLNRHQRAHTGDKPYSCPECGKCFSQKSDLFRHQGSHPGEKPYSCTECGKCFSRKSDLGKHQGLHMGEKPNPCSECGKCFTQRSKLVRHQRIHTGEKPYPCSECKKCFLQKSDLVIHQRLHTGEKPYFWNVVKNRSQGLEARSDKPGSEDKKPALSGAKNKEQESEEKSARPNHTQEHRQEHTWRSQTTQGPGGNWQSCLST; this comes from the exons atgaggatggaggaggactggagtcacatgactgagaagatactaaacctcaccctggagatcatctatctGCTGACCggacag AtttttcctcctgtgaagtctgaAGATCATATGACAATCACAGTGCCTCCACCTCACTCCCTGACACCCGAGAGACACAAGATGcggaagattctagaagtcacccagaagatgatggagctgctgacaggagag ggtgaagatctgatgatCATTAAAGTTGAGGGTGaagtagaagagacgtatgtgagggatgatcagcaatatacggaggaggctggaatgacAACATTCAAAgaagaggacactcctacagagatcagcacag gaCACGCAATTGTGACACCCTCAAAGGATCATCTTACTTTATCTCCAGGTtgtaaaatggaagatgaggacatcacaggagaTTGTTCAGGAGAAAAGACAATGTGCTCAGTTATGGATGGAGGACTTCACAGTGTGGATATGCCATCAAATCCCTCTGACTCTGAGCAACCTCATactgtgagggatggtgccggAGTTCAGGGGGAGGGGAAATTTTCCTATCCTGAACGTGGGGAAAGTATTCACACTGAATTAAGTCTTCCTGTACATCGCAGATCTCACACAGTTAAGAAGCTTAACTCTTGttttgagtgtgggaaatgttttcttCATAAATCAGAACTTGTCATACAttgcagatctcacacaggagagaagccgtatcccTGTCCtgaatgtggaaaatgttttacaCGGAAATCACAACTTAATAGACACCAAAGAGCTCACACGGGGGATAAGCCGTATTCTTgcccagagtgcgggaaatgtttttcacaaaaatCTGACCTTTTTAGACATCAGGGATCTCAtccaggagagaagccgtattcctgcactgagtgtgggaaatgtttttcacggaaatCAGACCTTGGTAAACATCAGGGATTGCACATGGGAGAGAAGCCAAATCCttgctctgagtgcgggaaatgttttacacagaGATCAAAACTTGTTAGACATCAGAGgattcacacaggggagaaaccaTACCCCTGCTCTGAGTGCaagaaatgttttttacagaaatCAGACCTTGTTATtcatcagagactgcacacaggagagaagccgtatttctg GAACGTAGTCAAAAACAGAAGCCAGGGTTTGGAAGCCAGATCAGACAAGCCAGGATCAGAAGACAAGAAGCCAGCATTGTCAGGAGCCAAAAATAAGGAGCAGGAATCAGAAGAGAAGTCAGCCAGGCCAAATCATACACAGGAACACAGGCAGGAACACACTTGGAGATCACAGACCACACAAGGGCCAGGAGGAAATTGGCAAAGCTGTTTatccacttga